A stretch of DNA from Bacillaceae bacterium S4-13-56:
GAAAATTAATCAATTTGTAAGGGATTCATTGATGCTTGTTACAGCACTCAATCCTTATATTGGGTATGAGAATGCTGCTAAAATTGCGAAGTATGCCTTTGAAAAGGAGCTCACATTAAAAGAAGCTGCTTTAGAAACTAAGCTTTTAACCGAGGAACAATTTGACGAATGGATTGATCCGAAGCGAATGACTGGATCAAATTAAGACGTAAATATATATTTTACAAAAGTAAAAAGCAGTTCACAAGCAAAAAAGGCACCGGGGAAAAATTGTCATCGTTTTTTTGTGATATCTCCTCTTTTTTCAGTCCATACTATGAGTAACACAGGAGGTGATACAACATGGCAAACAGCAACAATTCAAACCAACTTCTTGTACCTGGTGTTGAGCAAGCTCTTGATCAAATGAAATATGAAATTGCACAAGAGTTTGGTGTAAACCTTGGCGCCGATACAACTTCTCGTGCTAATGGATCTGTTGGTGGAGAAATCACAAAGCGTCTTGTACAAACTGCCCAGCAGCAGCTTGGTGGATTCCAACAATAATATAAGTTAATGGTTTTGGGAGGAATGGGAGACCATTCCTCCTTGTTTTTTATACAGATTTATAACTTTAGTCGGTTGATAGTATAGTAAAACTAAGGCTTTCTCCATTAGGACAGTTAAGTTTTTC
This window harbors:
- a CDS encoding alpha/beta-type small acid-soluble spore protein, whose amino-acid sequence is MANSNNSNQLLVPGVEQALDQMKYEIAQEFGVNLGADTTSRANGSVGGEITKRLVQTAQQQLGGFQQ